From the genome of Ictalurus punctatus breed USDA103 chromosome 28, Coco_2.0, whole genome shotgun sequence, one region includes:
- the tprn gene encoding taperin: MSAGDVGVLRQEAGKEGSRMPAWKRELLERRKAKGGGSGPGVDSVSSRVNGELTGSGSDEVTGAHSNRTYTITPAGKRSGATAASPDMSPVKTKDPWSAMDPNDRATSAEKTITDNGVLQESLGPIKENPFIKLEKERKKRRERESASRPLQHILEMYGSVPGIRTIRAENIIIIESDPEYFPASGTQQNGTVSGYSSLSDLLDRRGSPVTEIRAKEVVIYDTALSKSEENLSTLGRASCELSDLAQGTVSRMLQKFDRKYGKLHVKSRSSENLLDLDTSPVLSGPRARFHHPDVVPKCAPCPQPGSPVHSPACYSHSVFHGSQSSERKYQESPNGSESSSPVPGSPQSVSSFRRHFEVVGGVSRSVTVNPREETERNHSKLVRERDWDSADGVSKAKVPCSPESHCARAESLASPTLPLSSPRFEIRPSPRPDLSALPASDVQARALANLRLQSRNSFTVIPKRLGVPSAPGNTAPSSPVLSPACPHVELSVPSVPTPALPIPASPSPEKIVVAPVPPVPDKTELTRPERPSLPTSSCDLSILSPDSLKKTTSLPIPEPALEKLPVTNIDDIVVEPSPPFPSPVVQRRKGNTFTVVPKRRTEPQPSTPAVQEPVQEPVQEPAAVPQGSPSSTEAPYAQLGTLLKKRYPAVEDIEVIGGYLSLGRSCLSKTGSTGKKLKISFNESSLQSTFEYPSESSFWDSGDEEEDGGAVAGGGGGGEEDGGVSVERIRIPRPSYTSSPTSHSPNSTDLSSYTPKHSVEFTAWQEKKLSDSTDPGDANSQRTDMSDEVMLTPADSSSLSDFSSEPALYF, translated from the exons ATGTCGGCCGGGGACGTCGGTGTGCTCCGCCAAGAGGCCGGCAAGGAGGGCTCGAGAATGCCGGCCTGGAAACGAGAGCTGCTCGAGCGGAGGAAAGCGAAGGGCGGCGGGTCTGGGCCAGGTGTCGACTCTGTCTCTTCTCGGGTTAATGGCGAGCTAACGGGAAGTGGCAGCGATGAGGTTACCGGAGCGCATTCTAACCGGACGTACACCATTACCCCTGCGGGAAAACGTAGCGGAGCCACCGCCGCATCCCCGGACATGTCACCGGTGAAAACAAAAGACCCTTGGTCGGCCATGGACCCTAACGACAGAGCGACATCAGCGGAGAAAACAATAACGGACAACGGCGTGCTTCAAGAGAGCTTGGGTCCCATAAAGGAGAACCCGTTTATTAAACTGGAGAAAGAGCGCAAGAAACGACGGGAGCGAGAGAGCGCCTCTCGGCCGCTGCAGCATATTTTAGAAATGTACGGCTCCGTGCCCGGGATACGGACCATCCGCGCCgagaacatcatcatcatcgagtCCGACCCAGAATACTTTCCTGCATCCGGAACGCAGCAGAACGGCACCGTTAGCGGATACAGCTCTCTCAGTGACCTGCTGGACCGCAGAGGTAGTCCGGTTACTGAGATCCGCGCGAAGGAAGTGGTGATCTACGATACGGCGCTCAGTAAAAGCGAGGAGAACCTGAGCACGCTGGGTCGCGCGAGCTGTGAGCTCTCCGACCTGGCGCAGGGCACGGTGAGTCGCATGCTGCAGAAATTCGACCGGAAGTACGGCAAGTTGCACGTGAAGTCTCGAAGCTCGGAGAACCTCCTCGACTTAGACACGAGTCCTGTCCTGTCAGGTCCACGAGCCAGATTCCATCATCCAGATGTGGTGCCAAAATGTGCGCCGTGCCCACAACCTGGCTCTCCTGTTCACAGCCCAGCGTGCTATAGCCATTCAGTCTTCCATGGTAGCCAGTCTTCCGAGCGGAAATATCAGGAGTCTCCTAACGGTTCTGAAAGTAGCAGCCCTGTTCCCGGATCCCCTCAGTCAGTGTCTTCCTTCCGGCGTCACTTTGAGGTTGTAGGTGGAGTGTCGCGCAGTGTCACTGTCAACCCTAGAGAGGAGACTGAGAGGAACCATTCCAAGCTTGTGAGGGAGCGGGACTGGGACAGCGCTGATGGGGTGTCCAAAGCCAAGGTGCCATGCTCTCCGGAGAGCCACTGTGCCCGTGCCGAGTCCTTGGCAAGCCCCACGCTGCCCCTTAGTTCACCCAGATTTGAGATCCGGCCTTCGCCGCGCCCGGATCTGTCTGCGTTGCCTGCCAGTGACGTCCAGGCTCGTGCCCTCGCCAACCTGCGCCTCCAGTCCCGCAATTCCTTCACCGTCATCCCCAAGCGGCTCGGGGTCCCATCGGCGCCTGGCAACACCGCGCCCTCCAGCCCCGTTCTGTCTCCTGCTTGCCCACACGTTGAGCTTTCAGTGCCCTCAGTGCCAACGCCTGCCCTACCCATTCCAGCTTCCCCGTCTCCAGAAAAAATTGTTGTTGCCCCAGTGCCACCTGTGCCAGACAAAACAGAACTGACGCGTCCCGAAAGGCCCAGCTTGCCCACCTCATCCTGTGACTTATCAATCCTTTCGCCTGATTCACTCAAAAAAACGACATCGCTCCCTATTCCCGAGCCGGCTCTCGAGAAGCTGCCCGTTACTAATATTGACGACATAGTAGTGGAGCCCTCACCGCCCTTTCCCAGCCCTGTGGTGCAGAGGAGGAAAGGAAACACATTTACAGTCGTCCCAAAACGCAGGACTGAGCCTCAGCCTAGCACTCCTGCTGTCCAGGAGCCTGTTCAGGAGCCTGTCCAGGAGCCTGCCGCAGTGCCACAGGGGTCGCCGTCCTCTACGGAGGCTCCTTATGCCCAGCTAGGAACGCTACTGAAAAAGCGTTACCCGGCAGTCGAGGACATCGAGGTGATCGGTGGATACCTTTCCCTGGGCCGATCCTGTTTGTCCAAGACTGGCTCCACAGGAAAGAAg CTGAAGATCTCTTTTAACGAGTCGAGCCTGCAGAGCACCTTCGAGTACCCGTCCGAGAGCAGCTTCTGGGACAGCGGCGACGAGGAAGAAGATGGAGGAGCagtggcaggaggaggaggaggaggagaggaagacgGAGGCGTCAGCGTGGAAAGGATCCGCATCCCCCGGCCGAGTTACACCTCCAGCCCGACCTCTCACAGCCCCAACAGTACTG ATCTATCCAGCTACACTCCAAAGCACTCTGTGGAGTTCACTGCGTGGCAGGAGAAGAAGCTCAGTGACTCTACAGACCCGGGCGATGCAAATTCCCAGCGTACTGACATGTCAGACGAGGTGATG tTGACGCCAGCAGACAGCTCCTCTCTCTCCGACTTCAGCAGTGAACCAGCTCTATACTTCTAA
- the ssna1 gene encoding Sjoegren syndrome nuclear autoantigen 1, translating into MTQQGAALQTYNNELVKCIEELFLKRDELNKQIQQEEEEKTRLQHDIRVLTEKLNRVSESLDHRLTTRSELDRTIAETEAAYMKILESSQTLLSVLKKETGNLSKATDPRRSKDRLPL; encoded by the exons ATGACCCAACAAGGAGCTGCACTGCAGACATACAACAACGAGCTGGTCAAGT GTATAGAGGAGCTGTTCTTGAAGAGGGACGAGCTGAATAAGCAGATCCAgcaggaagaagaggagaagactCGTCTCCAGCATGACATCCGTGTGCTCACGGAGAAGTTAAACCGCGTGTCCGAGAGTCTGGACCACCGCCTCACTACCCGCAGCGAACTAGACCGGACCATCGCTGAGACGGAAGCTGCATACATGAAG ATTCTAGAAAGTTCTCAGACCCTGTTAAGTGTTTTGAAGAAGGAGACTGGGAACCTCAGCAAAGCCACAGATCCCAGGCGCAGCAAAGACCGTTTACCTCTATAG
- the anapc2 gene encoding anaphase-promoting complex subunit 2 isoform X2 — translation MNDNSAVLMLHGLPAAWDTVTAALVSPSTPPPVTDESVSEALTLLCKKGLGQYVEGWLLETLQVSLASHVAPEFWAGLQQPEVETQERARAVALLEAFRTLLRRLQPFLCGLERLGTWQDEGRAGLLGPGAHGLRERAFSIIRAILLFSPPPVLQQRVLEFYSRTFSVYMSQMEEQIEADDVAAESNGNDTCTGCAAAQQVCWCQDALEQLQEFSHILSRLQLLERVSSEAVTNILHRLIEQRMEQRCRGEYERSFLSDFNEWLEQVLGWLSRVFASEVGEAGSNTLPTDGMLDYIGSTILQRWRCHMQQFFCRIYVNMRIEELFSIIRDFPESTPAVEDLKFCLERTNQRQQLLTSLKSAFETRLLHPGVHTSDIITVYISAIKALRELDPSMVILQVACQPIRKYLRTREDTVRQIVASLTGDTEGCSELASELSRADPVTLETQDSEDEGSDPEEWTPDPTDALTDKTGSKRRSSDIISLLVSIFGSKEIFIDEYKTVLADRLLHQLNYNTAREIRNVELLKLRFGESHMHYCEVMLKDVADSRRINTNIHEEEARLPEEEQPSVPLSAMILSSEFWPQLKEEKLELPAAISKSMETYTHRFEKLKAMRTLSWKPHLGSVTLDVELEDRTLTNLSVSPIHAAIILHFQEKGTWALEELSGVLGVPQELLRRKLALWQQHGVLQEESPGRYSVLEKASSRERPDRGIMLIDSDEEGDSNTTTQSEQREEKLQLFWAYIQAMLTNLESMTLERIHSMLRMFVATGPGVTEMDVNELQAFLQKKVRDHQLIVSAGVYRLPKTTQ, via the exons ATGAACGATAACTCGGCAGTTTTAATGCTGCACGGGCTTCCGGCAGCTTGGGACACTGTGACTGCAGCACTG GTATCTCCATCCACACCCCCTCCTGTTACTGATGAGTCTGTTTCTGAGGCTCTGACCCTGCTGTGTAAGAAAGGCCTGGGTCAGTATGTGGAAGGTTGGCTGCTGGAGACACTGCAGGTTTCTTTGGCGTCCCACGTGGCTCCGGAGTTCTGGGCTGGACTTCAGCAGCCGGAGGTCGAAACGCAAGAGAGAGCCCGAGCCGTAGCACTTTTGGAAGCCTTTAGGACCCTGCTGCGGCGGCTCCAACCTTTTCTCT GTGGTCTTGAGCGACTCGGTACGTGGCAGGACGAGGGTCGAGCAGGTCTGCTCGGACCCGGAGCCCACGGCCTGCGAGAGAGGGCGTTCTCCATCATCCGTGCCATCCTCCTGTTTTCTCCACCTCCAGTGTTACAGCAGCGCGTCCTGGAGTTCTACAGCCGCACCTTCTCCGTGTACATGAGCCAGATGGAAGAGCAGATCGAGGCTGATGACGTGGCAGCAGAGAGCAACGGGAATGATACGTGCACTGGTTGCGCCGCCGCACAACAGGTCTGCTGGTGCCAAGATGCTCTGGAGCAGCTGCAAGAGTTTAGTCACATCCT CTCCAGACTGCAGCTATTGGAAAGAGTGAGCTCTGAGGCTGTGACCAACATTTTGCACCGCCTGATCGAGCAGAGGATGGAGCAGCGCTGCAGAGGCGAATACGAAAGATCCTTCCTTTCAGACTTCAATGAG TGGTTAGAGCAGGTCCTTGGTTGGCTTAGTAGGGTCTTTGCGAGCGAGGTAGGCGAGGCCGGAAGCAACACTTTGCCAACAGATGGGATGTTAGATTACATTGGTAGTACCATCCTCCAGCGCTGGCGCTGTCATATGCAGCAGTTCTTCTGCCGCATCTACGTCAACATGAGGATCGAGGAGCTTTTCAGCATCATTcgag ATTTCCCAGAATCCACCCCTGCTGTTGAAGATCTGAAGTTCTGTCTGGAGCGGACCAATCAAAGACAGCAACTCCTTACCTCTCTCAAATCCGCTTTTGAGACGCGTCTGTTGCACCCAG GAGTTCATACATCTGACATAATAACTGTCTACATCTCAGCCATTAAAGCTTTACGGGAACTTGACCCCTCCATGGTCATTCTTCAGGTGGCCTGCCAACCCATTCGCAAATACCTAAG AACACGTGAGGACACGGTGCGTCAGATTGTCGCGAGTCTAACGGGTGACACTGAGGGCTGTAGCGAGTTAGCCAGTGAGCTCTCTCGGGCTGACCCTGTTACCCTGGAAACACAGGATAGTGAGGATGAGGGAAGTGATCCAGAGGAGTGGACCCCTGACCCTACTGATGCCCTAACAG ATAAGACAGGCTCTAAGCGGCGCTCCTCAGACATCATCAGTCTTCTGGTGAGCATCTTTGGCAGTAAGGAGATCTTCATTGATGAGTACAAAACTGTGCTGGCAGACAGGCTGCTGCACCAGCTCAACTACAACACAGCCAG ggAGATTCGGAATGTGGAGTTGCTGAAGCTGAGGTTTGGAGAGTCCCATATGCATTACTGTGAGGTCATGCTGAAG GATGTGGCGGATTCCCGGCGGATTAACACTAACATTCACGAAGAAGAGGCTCGTTTGCCCGAGGAAGAGCAGCCTTCTGTTCCTCTGTCGGCCATGATCCTGTCCTCAGAGTTCTGGCCTCAGCTGAAAGAGGAGAAGTTGGAACTGCCTGCTGCCATCTCCAAATCGATGGAGACCTACACACACCGCTTTGAAAAGCTCAag gctatGAGGACTCTGAGCTGGAAGCCTCACCTGGGATCGGTAACTCTAGACGTGGAGCTGGAGGACCGCACGCTTACCAACCTCTCCGTGTCTCCCATCCACGCTGCCATCATCCTACACTTCCAGGAAAAGG GCACATGGGCCCTGGAAGAGCTGAGCGGAGTTCTGGGTGTGCCCCAGGAGCTTTTGCGCAGAAAGCTAGCGCTATGGCAGCAGCACGGCGTGCTGCAGGAGGAATCACCAGGCCGATACAGCGTCCTCGAGAAGGCCTCCAGCCGCGAACGGCCTGACCGAGGCATCATGCTCATAGACAGCGACGAAGAGGGAGACTCCAACACCACCACGCAGTCGGAGCAGAGGGAGGAGAAGCTGCAG TTGTTCTGGGCCTACATTCAGGCCATGCTGACCAATCTGGAGAGCATGACCCTGGAGAGGATTCACTCCATGCTGCGCATGTTTGTGGCTACAGGGCCTGGCGTCACCGAGATGGACGTCAACGAGCTGCAGGCTTTCCTGCAGAAAAAAGTGCGAGATCACCAGCTGATCGTCTCAGCCGGAGTGTACAGACTTCCCAAAACTACTCAGTAG
- the anapc2 gene encoding anaphase-promoting complex subunit 2 isoform X1 produces MNDNSAVLMLHGLPAAWDTVTAALVSPSTPPPVTDESVSEALTLLCKKGLGQYVEGWLLETLQVSLASHVAPEFWAGLQQPEVETQERARAVALLEAFRTLLRRLQPFLCGLERLGTWQDEGRAGLLGPGAHGLRERAFSIIRAILLFSPPPVLQQRVLEFYSRTFSVYMSQMEEQIEADDVAAESNGNDTCTGCAAAQQVCWCQDALEQLQEFSHILSRLQLLERVSSEAVTNILHRLIEQRMEQRCRGEYERSFLSDFNEWLEQVLGWLSRVFASEVGEAGSNTLPTDGMLDYIGSTILQRWRCHMQQFFCRIYVNMRIEELFSIIRDFPESTPAVEDLKFCLERTNQRQQLLTSLKSAFETRLLHPGVHTSDIITVYISAIKALRELDPSMVILQVACQPIRKYLRTREDTVRQIVASLTGDTEGCSELASELSRADPVTLETQDSEDEGSDPEEWTPDPTDALTVDKTGSKRRSSDIISLLVSIFGSKEIFIDEYKTVLADRLLHQLNYNTAREIRNVELLKLRFGESHMHYCEVMLKDVADSRRINTNIHEEEARLPEEEQPSVPLSAMILSSEFWPQLKEEKLELPAAISKSMETYTHRFEKLKAMRTLSWKPHLGSVTLDVELEDRTLTNLSVSPIHAAIILHFQEKGTWALEELSGVLGVPQELLRRKLALWQQHGVLQEESPGRYSVLEKASSRERPDRGIMLIDSDEEGDSNTTTQSEQREEKLQLFWAYIQAMLTNLESMTLERIHSMLRMFVATGPGVTEMDVNELQAFLQKKVRDHQLIVSAGVYRLPKTTQ; encoded by the exons ATGAACGATAACTCGGCAGTTTTAATGCTGCACGGGCTTCCGGCAGCTTGGGACACTGTGACTGCAGCACTG GTATCTCCATCCACACCCCCTCCTGTTACTGATGAGTCTGTTTCTGAGGCTCTGACCCTGCTGTGTAAGAAAGGCCTGGGTCAGTATGTGGAAGGTTGGCTGCTGGAGACACTGCAGGTTTCTTTGGCGTCCCACGTGGCTCCGGAGTTCTGGGCTGGACTTCAGCAGCCGGAGGTCGAAACGCAAGAGAGAGCCCGAGCCGTAGCACTTTTGGAAGCCTTTAGGACCCTGCTGCGGCGGCTCCAACCTTTTCTCT GTGGTCTTGAGCGACTCGGTACGTGGCAGGACGAGGGTCGAGCAGGTCTGCTCGGACCCGGAGCCCACGGCCTGCGAGAGAGGGCGTTCTCCATCATCCGTGCCATCCTCCTGTTTTCTCCACCTCCAGTGTTACAGCAGCGCGTCCTGGAGTTCTACAGCCGCACCTTCTCCGTGTACATGAGCCAGATGGAAGAGCAGATCGAGGCTGATGACGTGGCAGCAGAGAGCAACGGGAATGATACGTGCACTGGTTGCGCCGCCGCACAACAGGTCTGCTGGTGCCAAGATGCTCTGGAGCAGCTGCAAGAGTTTAGTCACATCCT CTCCAGACTGCAGCTATTGGAAAGAGTGAGCTCTGAGGCTGTGACCAACATTTTGCACCGCCTGATCGAGCAGAGGATGGAGCAGCGCTGCAGAGGCGAATACGAAAGATCCTTCCTTTCAGACTTCAATGAG TGGTTAGAGCAGGTCCTTGGTTGGCTTAGTAGGGTCTTTGCGAGCGAGGTAGGCGAGGCCGGAAGCAACACTTTGCCAACAGATGGGATGTTAGATTACATTGGTAGTACCATCCTCCAGCGCTGGCGCTGTCATATGCAGCAGTTCTTCTGCCGCATCTACGTCAACATGAGGATCGAGGAGCTTTTCAGCATCATTcgag ATTTCCCAGAATCCACCCCTGCTGTTGAAGATCTGAAGTTCTGTCTGGAGCGGACCAATCAAAGACAGCAACTCCTTACCTCTCTCAAATCCGCTTTTGAGACGCGTCTGTTGCACCCAG GAGTTCATACATCTGACATAATAACTGTCTACATCTCAGCCATTAAAGCTTTACGGGAACTTGACCCCTCCATGGTCATTCTTCAGGTGGCCTGCCAACCCATTCGCAAATACCTAAG AACACGTGAGGACACGGTGCGTCAGATTGTCGCGAGTCTAACGGGTGACACTGAGGGCTGTAGCGAGTTAGCCAGTGAGCTCTCTCGGGCTGACCCTGTTACCCTGGAAACACAGGATAGTGAGGATGAGGGAAGTGATCCAGAGGAGTGGACCCCTGACCCTACTGATGCCCTAACAG TAGATAAGACAGGCTCTAAGCGGCGCTCCTCAGACATCATCAGTCTTCTGGTGAGCATCTTTGGCAGTAAGGAGATCTTCATTGATGAGTACAAAACTGTGCTGGCAGACAGGCTGCTGCACCAGCTCAACTACAACACAGCCAG ggAGATTCGGAATGTGGAGTTGCTGAAGCTGAGGTTTGGAGAGTCCCATATGCATTACTGTGAGGTCATGCTGAAG GATGTGGCGGATTCCCGGCGGATTAACACTAACATTCACGAAGAAGAGGCTCGTTTGCCCGAGGAAGAGCAGCCTTCTGTTCCTCTGTCGGCCATGATCCTGTCCTCAGAGTTCTGGCCTCAGCTGAAAGAGGAGAAGTTGGAACTGCCTGCTGCCATCTCCAAATCGATGGAGACCTACACACACCGCTTTGAAAAGCTCAag gctatGAGGACTCTGAGCTGGAAGCCTCACCTGGGATCGGTAACTCTAGACGTGGAGCTGGAGGACCGCACGCTTACCAACCTCTCCGTGTCTCCCATCCACGCTGCCATCATCCTACACTTCCAGGAAAAGG GCACATGGGCCCTGGAAGAGCTGAGCGGAGTTCTGGGTGTGCCCCAGGAGCTTTTGCGCAGAAAGCTAGCGCTATGGCAGCAGCACGGCGTGCTGCAGGAGGAATCACCAGGCCGATACAGCGTCCTCGAGAAGGCCTCCAGCCGCGAACGGCCTGACCGAGGCATCATGCTCATAGACAGCGACGAAGAGGGAGACTCCAACACCACCACGCAGTCGGAGCAGAGGGAGGAGAAGCTGCAG TTGTTCTGGGCCTACATTCAGGCCATGCTGACCAATCTGGAGAGCATGACCCTGGAGAGGATTCACTCCATGCTGCGCATGTTTGTGGCTACAGGGCCTGGCGTCACCGAGATGGACGTCAACGAGCTGCAGGCTTTCCTGCAGAAAAAAGTGCGAGATCACCAGCTGATCGTCTCAGCCGGAGTGTACAGACTTCCCAAAACTACTCAGTAG